From Lonchura striata isolate bLonStr1 chromosome 3, bLonStr1.mat, whole genome shotgun sequence, one genomic window encodes:
- the CALM2 gene encoding calmodulin-2 produces the protein MADQLTEEQIAEFKEAFSLFDKDGDGTITTKELGTVMRSLGQNPTEAELQDMINEVDADGNGTIDFPEFLTMMARKMKDTDSEEEIREAFRVFDKDGNGYISAAELRHVMTNLGEKLTDEEVDEMIREADIDGDGQVNYEEFVQMMTAK, from the exons ATG GCTGATCAACTGACAGAAGAGCAGATTGCAG AATTCAAAGAAGCTTTTTCACTATTTGACAAGGATGGTGATGGTACTATAACTACAAAGGAGTTGGGGACAGTGATGAGATCACTTGGTCAAAACCCCACAGAAGCAGAGCTACAGGATATGATCAATGAAGTAGATGCTGATG GCAATGGCACAATTGACTTTCCAGAATTTCTGACAATGATggcaagaaaaatgaaagacacAGATAGTGAAGAAGAAATTAGAGAAGCGTTCCGTGTCTTTGACAAG gATGGTAATGGTTACATTAGTGCTGCAGAGCTCCGTCATGTGATGACAAATCTGGGGGAGAAGCTAACAGATGAAGAAGTCGATGAAATGATTAGGGAAGCAGACATTGATGGTGATGGTCAAGTAAACTATGAAG AGTTTGTACAAATGATGACAGCGAAGTGA